From Phaeodactylum tricornutum CCAP 1055/1 chromosome 23, whole genome shotgun sequence, one genomic window encodes:
- a CDS encoding predicted protein, producing MKRSLYVRLFLAACQAALLPAFAIASINSTTLTGLTYPKGTGQIRFHFDTDIIDNACETVILLGVGTAMRVSDYDKLGAEAVRETSTVFIMTDHAPNNLVKQSKPEQYAGLADLIAQQLSTWITVCRKPPKNGYIVGGHSASGQSAIQGLALIQNFKPAGYLGLDPFAVPQTNLEAYQNLPATMNWGFQTTTCAVTAAQAGKLAYEVSNVNSRVFFRIRNGGDFWPFTSSVTHCAFTDSGCPGCGMLSRETNTRPVRNTVGQATQAFVKAVAKGRVLQSDFLGISTELDFDLFVNQQPVDSDEVLLRRDPMIPALV from the coding sequence ATGAAGCGAAGCTTGTATGTCCGGCTCTTTCTAGCTGCCTGTCAAGCTGCATTGCTCCCGGCTTTTGCAATCGCTAGCATAAACTCGACAACTCTGACAGGCTTGACATATCCGAAGGGAACAGGTCAAATCCGATTCCACTTTGACACGGACATCATCGACAATGCCTGTGAGACGGTGATTCTGCTGGGCGTCGGAACGGCAATGCGCGTTTCAGATTACGACAAGCTTGGAGCAGAAGCCGTTCGTGAGACCTCCACTGTTTTCATTATGACCGATCATGCTCCTAACAACTTGgtcaaacaaagcaaaccGGAACAGTACGCCGGTCTAGCTGATCTGATTGCCCAGCAGCTGAGTACCTGGATCACAGTGTGTCGGAAGCCACCGAAAAACGGCTATATCGTGGGCGGACATTCTGCGAGTGGCCAGTCAGCCATCCAAGGCCTGGCCTTGATTCAGAACTTCAAACCAGCAGGATACTTGGGGTTGGATCCATTCGCTGTTCCTCAAACGAATTTGGAGGCTTACCAGAACTTGCCTGCGACCATGAACTGGGGTTTCCAGACAACCACCTGTGCCGTGACTGCTGCACAGGCGGGAAAGCTCGCCTACGAAGTAAGCAACGTAAACTCTCGTGTCTTTTTCCGAATTAGAAATGGCGGCGACTTCTGGCCCTTTACTTCTTCCGTGACGCACTGTGCGTTCACTGATTCGGGTTGTCCTGGCTGCGGCATGCTATCCAGAGAAACAAACACACGTCCCGTGCGGAATACGGTAGGCCAAGCTACACAAGCATTTGTGAAGGCCGTTGCCAAAGGACGTGTGTTGCAAAGTGACTTTCTTGGCATCTCCACCGAACTGGACTTTGATCTTTTTGTCAATCAACAGCCCGTGGATTCGGATGAAGTTTTGCTGAGAAGAGACCCCATGATCCCTGCTCTAGTGTAA